Proteins encoded by one window of Arachis hypogaea cultivar Tifrunner chromosome 1, arahy.Tifrunner.gnm2.J5K5, whole genome shotgun sequence:
- the LOC112703717 gene encoding epoxide hydrolase 2 produces the protein MEDGIEHRTVNVNGINMHIAEKGEGPLILFIHGFPELWYSWRHQIAFFASRGYRCVAPDLRGFGDSDAPSSPSAYTSLHIVGDLIGLLDAVAGEEEKVFVVGHDWGALTAWSLCMYRPERVKALVNLSVAFTPRHPMRKPLQTLRAVYGNDYYICRFQESGVIEEEFAEIGTERVLKEFLTYRNPGPLYLPKGKGFGHPTESPILLPSWLSEQECKYYASKYQKTGFTGGFNYYRSLDLNWELTAPWTGAQIKVPVKFVVGDVDLTYNAPGAKDYIHKGGFKRDVPLLEEVVVLEGAGHFLHQERPHEINKHIYDFFRNFS, from the exons ATGGAGGATGGGATAGAGCACCGTACGGTGAATGTGAATGGCATAAACATGCACATAGCTGAGAAAGGTGAAGGGCCTCTCATCCTATTCATCCATGGCTTCCCAGAACTATGGTACTCGTGGCGCCACCAGATAGCCTTCTTTGCATCCCGAGGGTACCGCTGCGTGGCCCCCGACCTCCGCGGCTTCGGGGACAGCGATGCACCCAGCAGCCCGAGCGCCTACACGAGCCTCCACATCGTGGGAGACCTCATCGGGCTGCTGGATGCAGTAGCCGGAGAGGAGGAGAAGGTGTTTGTGGTTGGACATGACTGGGGAGCCTTGACTGCTTGGAGCCTCTGCATGTATCGGCCTGAGAGAGTGAAGGCTCTTGTTAACTTGAGCGTTGCCTTCACTCCCAGACACCCCATGCGAAAGCCCCTCCAAACCTTGAGAGCTGTTTATGGCAACGACTACTACATCTGCAGGTTTCAG GAGAGTGGAGTTATAGAGGAGGAGTTTGCTGAGATTGGAACTGAAAGAGTGTTGAAGGAATTCCTGACATATAGGAACCCTGGTCCGCTTTATCTGCCTAAGGGTAAAGGCTTTGGTCATCCAACTGAATCTCCCATTCTGTTGCCATCATGGCTTTCTGAACAAGAATGCAAATACTATGCCTCCAAATATCAAAAGACTGGCTTCACTGGGGGATTCAACTACTATAGGAGTTTGGATCT AAACTGGGAGCTGACTGCACCGTGGACTGGTGCTCAAATCAAAGTTCCGGTGAAGTTTGTGGTGGGGGATGTTGACCTGACATACAACGCGCCGGGCGCCAAGGACTACATTCACAAAGGAGGCTTCAAAAGAGATGTGCCGCTTCTGGAGGAGGTGGTTGTTCTTGAAGGTGCAGGCCACTTCCTCCACCAAGAAAGGCCTCATGAAATCAACAAACACATCTATGACTTTTTTCgtaacttctcatga